A genomic window from Etheostoma spectabile isolate EspeVRDwgs_2016 chromosome 13, UIUC_Espe_1.0, whole genome shotgun sequence includes:
- the igsf5a gene encoding immunoglobulin superfamily member 5 isoform X3, whose translation MAAVSGVFQLQPLNAAVLQGSDARFNATVQGNWEFMTWKFQDIFVLAISGSGNVTSTEEQFSARFCSGGDASCVEFIIHNVSRNESGPVVCSVLGGRSKTAQLEVQEHGTVNITGENVTAMQDQQVEFRCVTSAWYPTPTVSWTWNGQAVDSSLYNTSSMADGDTFNSTSVLKFQAERNTTVECRATVQALTNPQSSSVFLVVVPKPPDWTVLIAVVLSFGGCALLALLIIGIIFCYKRRKEKQTNYKDEISKRVRTQSPAAVQGVFENTGYVSEGETSVAPSKHTDSGFGQAIGSNVYVVPVYSLQAINGSNNTVDQSGFRKHRHVTIV comes from the exons ATGGCAG CAGTGTCAGGGGTGTTCCAGCTGCAGCCGTTGAATGCTGCCGTGCTCCAAGGCTCGGACGCACGCTTTAATGCCACTGTGCAAGGAAACTGGGAGTTCATGACATGGAAATTCCAAGACATTTTCGTTCTTGCCATCTCTGGCAGCGGTAATGTAACTTCAACCGAAGAGCAGTTCTCTGCTAGATTCTGCTCCGGTGGAGACGCCAGCTGTGTGGAGTTCATCATCCATAACGTCAGCCGCAATGAGTCTGGGCCAGTCGTCTGCAGTGTGCTGGGGGGGAGGTCAAAGACCGCACAGCTGGAGGTACAAG AGCACGGTACAGTCAACATCACAGGAGAAAACGTGACAGCGATGCAGGACCAGCAGGTGGAGTTCCGGTGTGTAACATCTGCTTGGTACCCCACACCAACTGTCAGCTGGACCTGGAACGGTCAAGCTGTAGACAGCAGCCTGTACAACACCTCCAGCATGGCTGATGGGGATACCTTCAACTCCACCAGTGTCCTGAAGTTTCAGGCAGAAAGGAACACTACAGTGGAGTGTCGGGCGACTGTGCAGGCACTAACAAACCCTCAATCCAGCTCGGTGTTCTTGGTGGTTG TTCCCAAGCCTCCTGACTGGACCGTGCTAATAGCTGTGGTCCTGTCCTTTGGAGGTTGTGCTCTGCTGGCTCTGCTCATCATTGGAATCATCTTCTGCTACAAACGCAGGAAAGAAAAAC AAACCAACTACAAAGATGAAATAAG caAAAGAGTGAGGACACAGAGCCCAGCAGCAGTACAGGGGGTATTTGAGAACACAGGATATGTGTCGGAGGGTGAAACAA GTGTCGCTCCCAGTAAACACACTGACAGTGGCTTTGGCCAGGCAATTGGCTCCAATGTATATGTG GTGCCTGTGTACAGTCTCCAAGCAATAAATGGCTCCAATAACACTGTGGACCAATCAGGCTTCAGGAAACACAGACATGTCACCATTGTATAA
- the igsf5a gene encoding immunoglobulin superfamily member 5 isoform X2, with protein sequence MSVSWRPRPKLFCLCLILCATGVSGVFQLQPLNAAVLQGSDARFNATVQGNWEFMTWKFQDIFVLAISGSGNVTSTEEQFSARFCSGGDASCVEFIIHNVSRNESGPVVCSVLGGRSKTAQLEVQEHGTVNITGENVTAMQDQQVEFRCVTSAWYPTPTVSWTWNGQAVDSSLYNTSSMADGDTFNSTSVLKFQAERNTTVECRATVQALTNPQSSSVFLVVVPKPPDWTVLIAVVLSFGGCALLALLIIGIIFCYKRRKEKQTNYKDEISKRVRTQSPAAVQGVFENTGYVSEGETSVAPSKHTDSGFGQAIGSNVYVVPVYSLQAINGSNNTVDQSGFRKHRHVTIV encoded by the exons ATGAGTGTTTCCTGGAGACCACGGCCTAAGCTCTTCTGCCTCTGTTTAATACTGTGTGCAACCGGAG TGTCAGGGGTGTTCCAGCTGCAGCCGTTGAATGCTGCCGTGCTCCAAGGCTCGGACGCACGCTTTAATGCCACTGTGCAAGGAAACTGGGAGTTCATGACATGGAAATTCCAAGACATTTTCGTTCTTGCCATCTCTGGCAGCGGTAATGTAACTTCAACCGAAGAGCAGTTCTCTGCTAGATTCTGCTCCGGTGGAGACGCCAGCTGTGTGGAGTTCATCATCCATAACGTCAGCCGCAATGAGTCTGGGCCAGTCGTCTGCAGTGTGCTGGGGGGGAGGTCAAAGACCGCACAGCTGGAGGTACAAG AGCACGGTACAGTCAACATCACAGGAGAAAACGTGACAGCGATGCAGGACCAGCAGGTGGAGTTCCGGTGTGTAACATCTGCTTGGTACCCCACACCAACTGTCAGCTGGACCTGGAACGGTCAAGCTGTAGACAGCAGCCTGTACAACACCTCCAGCATGGCTGATGGGGATACCTTCAACTCCACCAGTGTCCTGAAGTTTCAGGCAGAAAGGAACACTACAGTGGAGTGTCGGGCGACTGTGCAGGCACTAACAAACCCTCAATCCAGCTCGGTGTTCTTGGTGGTTG TTCCCAAGCCTCCTGACTGGACCGTGCTAATAGCTGTGGTCCTGTCCTTTGGAGGTTGTGCTCTGCTGGCTCTGCTCATCATTGGAATCATCTTCTGCTACAAACGCAGGAAAGAAAAAC AAACCAACTACAAAGATGAAATAAG caAAAGAGTGAGGACACAGAGCCCAGCAGCAGTACAGGGGGTATTTGAGAACACAGGATATGTGTCGGAGGGTGAAACAA GTGTCGCTCCCAGTAAACACACTGACAGTGGCTTTGGCCAGGCAATTGGCTCCAATGTATATGTG GTGCCTGTGTACAGTCTCCAAGCAATAAATGGCTCCAATAACACTGTGGACCAATCAGGCTTCAGGAAACACAGACATGTCACCATTGTATAA
- the igsf5a gene encoding immunoglobulin superfamily member 5 isoform X1: MSVSWRPRPKLFCLCLILCATGAVSGVFQLQPLNAAVLQGSDARFNATVQGNWEFMTWKFQDIFVLAISGSGNVTSTEEQFSARFCSGGDASCVEFIIHNVSRNESGPVVCSVLGGRSKTAQLEVQEHGTVNITGENVTAMQDQQVEFRCVTSAWYPTPTVSWTWNGQAVDSSLYNTSSMADGDTFNSTSVLKFQAERNTTVECRATVQALTNPQSSSVFLVVVPKPPDWTVLIAVVLSFGGCALLALLIIGIIFCYKRRKEKQTNYKDEISKRVRTQSPAAVQGVFENTGYVSEGETSVAPSKHTDSGFGQAIGSNVYVVPVYSLQAINGSNNTVDQSGFRKHRHVTIV, encoded by the exons ATGAGTGTTTCCTGGAGACCACGGCCTAAGCTCTTCTGCCTCTGTTTAATACTGTGTGCAACCGGAG CAGTGTCAGGGGTGTTCCAGCTGCAGCCGTTGAATGCTGCCGTGCTCCAAGGCTCGGACGCACGCTTTAATGCCACTGTGCAAGGAAACTGGGAGTTCATGACATGGAAATTCCAAGACATTTTCGTTCTTGCCATCTCTGGCAGCGGTAATGTAACTTCAACCGAAGAGCAGTTCTCTGCTAGATTCTGCTCCGGTGGAGACGCCAGCTGTGTGGAGTTCATCATCCATAACGTCAGCCGCAATGAGTCTGGGCCAGTCGTCTGCAGTGTGCTGGGGGGGAGGTCAAAGACCGCACAGCTGGAGGTACAAG AGCACGGTACAGTCAACATCACAGGAGAAAACGTGACAGCGATGCAGGACCAGCAGGTGGAGTTCCGGTGTGTAACATCTGCTTGGTACCCCACACCAACTGTCAGCTGGACCTGGAACGGTCAAGCTGTAGACAGCAGCCTGTACAACACCTCCAGCATGGCTGATGGGGATACCTTCAACTCCACCAGTGTCCTGAAGTTTCAGGCAGAAAGGAACACTACAGTGGAGTGTCGGGCGACTGTGCAGGCACTAACAAACCCTCAATCCAGCTCGGTGTTCTTGGTGGTTG TTCCCAAGCCTCCTGACTGGACCGTGCTAATAGCTGTGGTCCTGTCCTTTGGAGGTTGTGCTCTGCTGGCTCTGCTCATCATTGGAATCATCTTCTGCTACAAACGCAGGAAAGAAAAAC AAACCAACTACAAAGATGAAATAAG caAAAGAGTGAGGACACAGAGCCCAGCAGCAGTACAGGGGGTATTTGAGAACACAGGATATGTGTCGGAGGGTGAAACAA GTGTCGCTCCCAGTAAACACACTGACAGTGGCTTTGGCCAGGCAATTGGCTCCAATGTATATGTG GTGCCTGTGTACAGTCTCCAAGCAATAAATGGCTCCAATAACACTGTGGACCAATCAGGCTTCAGGAAACACAGACATGTCACCATTGTATAA